The following proteins come from a genomic window of Streptomyces sp. GS7:
- a CDS encoding dihydrofolate reductase family protein translates to MRRLTYYIGCSLDGFIAGPDGETDSSGFEGDLKDAILTEYPETIPGHAREALGLADVPNKVFDTILMGRATYDPALRIGVTSPYPHLRQYVFSSTLPRTDPEVEVVSGDPVELVRDLKRQPGAGIWLCGGASLAGQLLGEIDELVVKRYPVVFGSGIPLFRAPFAPADWLLRDSRVFLTGATLTSYVRR, encoded by the coding sequence ATGCGCCGGCTCACCTACTACATCGGCTGCAGCCTCGACGGCTTCATCGCCGGACCGGACGGGGAGACCGACTCCTCCGGCTTCGAAGGCGACCTGAAGGACGCGATCCTCACCGAGTACCCCGAGACGATTCCCGGCCACGCCCGTGAGGCACTGGGTCTGGCCGACGTGCCCAACAAGGTCTTCGACACGATCCTGATGGGACGCGCCACCTACGATCCCGCCCTGCGGATCGGCGTCACCAGCCCCTATCCGCACCTGCGGCAGTACGTCTTCTCCTCCACCCTGCCCCGGACCGACCCCGAGGTGGAGGTGGTGTCGGGGGACCCGGTGGAGCTCGTCCGCGACCTCAAGCGGCAGCCGGGCGCGGGCATCTGGCTGTGCGGCGGGGCGAGCCTGGCCGGGCAACTGCTGGGCGAGATCGACGAACTGGTGGTGAAGCGCTACCCGGTGGTGTTCGGCAGCGGCATCCCGCTGTTCCGCGCCCCCTTCGCCCCCGCCGACTGGCTGCTCCGCGACTCCCGGGTCTTCCTCACCGGCGCCACCTTGACCAGCTACGTCCGACGCTAG
- a CDS encoding GNAT family N-acetyltransferase — MLFRPTTAAEVDRVAAVTVPAPVGWIDADRYRDELGQGMYRPEWTWVAEDGDGRLLARALWWGRADSAHPVALDCLHVDPGAGDRARVAARLLTAGLQAFAAAGAPKPPLYILRLPVGWHDDPAAADAVAWRRTAARATGLSHEVERLQLQWTSGDPLPGGEGRLTFAPASDEEFLGMFRRIAIGSLDDETRRKVAAMGVEAAAREELEFYLGCPGERDWWRLAYGPDGGLAGLAIPSATPYARNVGFLGVLPEFRGRGYVDDLLAEVTRSHAEAGAELITATTDTGNAPMAAAFARAGYRTTEIRMIWSAPVADQERAP, encoded by the coding sequence ATGCTGTTTCGACCCACGACCGCGGCCGAGGTCGACCGCGTCGCCGCGGTGACGGTCCCCGCACCCGTCGGCTGGATCGACGCCGACCGTTACCGGGATGAGCTCGGACAGGGAATGTACCGACCGGAGTGGACCTGGGTCGCCGAGGACGGCGACGGCCGGCTGCTGGCCCGCGCCCTGTGGTGGGGCCGGGCGGACAGCGCCCACCCGGTTGCTCTGGACTGCCTGCACGTCGACCCCGGGGCGGGCGACCGGGCCCGGGTGGCGGCCCGGCTGCTCACCGCCGGGCTGCAGGCGTTCGCCGCCGCGGGCGCGCCGAAGCCGCCGCTGTACATCCTGAGGCTGCCGGTCGGTTGGCACGACGACCCGGCGGCTGCGGACGCGGTGGCCTGGCGCCGGACCGCCGCGCGGGCCACCGGCCTCAGCCACGAGGTGGAGCGACTGCAGCTGCAGTGGACCAGCGGCGATCCGCTGCCGGGAGGCGAGGGCCGGCTCACCTTCGCCCCGGCCTCCGACGAGGAGTTCCTCGGGATGTTCCGGCGGATCGCGATCGGCAGCCTGGACGACGAGACCCGCCGGAAGGTCGCCGCGATGGGCGTCGAGGCGGCCGCCCGAGAGGAGTTGGAGTTCTACCTCGGCTGCCCGGGCGAGCGGGACTGGTGGCGGCTGGCGTACGGCCCCGACGGGGGGCTCGCCGGACTGGCGATCCCCTCCGCGACGCCTTACGCCCGTAACGTCGGATTCCTCGGCGTGCTGCCCGAGTTCCGCGGCCGCGGCTATGTGGACGACCTGCTCGCCGAGGTCACCCGGAGCCATGCGGAGGCGGGCGCCGAGCTGATCACCGCCACCACCGACACCGGGAACGCACCGATGGCGGCGGCCTTCGCCCGGGCCGGCTACCGGACCACGGAGATCCGGATGATCTGGTCGGCGCCGGTGGCCGATCAGGAGCGAGCGCCGTAG
- a CDS encoding ATP-binding protein, translating to MQGRDEELRRIELMLADALHGQSGALLLHGEAGIGKTALLEHAAARAQGLRVLRVEGIESEMELGFSGLHQLVLPILQVLDRLPAPQARALRSVFGLVDAPVRDRLTVALATLSVLAEAAADTPLLCLVDDLQWLDQPSVDVLAFAARRLSAEGVAMLFAARGDSPGSTARALPTLHVTGIDRTTAAALLPGLAPHVAEQIIDQAQGNPLALRELSAALTPAQRSGQLGPLVLPEAPSALPSRLQEALTERVRRLPEATRRILTVTAADDTGDLTVVLAAAARCGGSVDDLTPAEQAGLLAVSGAGLRFGHPLVRFAAYRHVPLAERIAAHRALAETLDGAGHAHRRAWHLAAAATGPDEQVAAELERVAEWAGSRQAMASASAAYERAAQLTADPALRARLLIGAAQRASEAGQDERCGALADQVPQPLQDPGMAADFARVRAVVELGFGSPARAARILAEGADATAAERPDKLPVLLTDALHAAFAAGNAALIAQIAARAPGLPVLAVPVHVFADAAATRRNDGDAAADGVPAAPAAPALRGARQPLAELVTACDRAEVSLMDRLMTGHYCHLLADHATAHRVASAAVAHCRDRGVGGWLPTTLHLLAQVELALGRRDDAHSHAAEALRLADYYDLDHRVAHLRALLAVLAAARGEEDRTRELAHRALEYTRPRGVGRGTADALWALGLLDLGSGQGQRALDRLEAAQDAAGHPLMARHLLPDLVEAAVRAGRPERAKAPAKALAACADALRQPAVGAQSRRCRALIGPDSRAEEHYLAALDLHPIDDSFERARTELLYGEWLRRQRRKLDARDRLRAALERFDRVGAQPWVRRARTELRAAGGHHDPTLAPNSPIARLSPQEREVAWLAATGATNREIATQLLLSPRTVGHHLYRAFPKLGISSRTQLADVLGG from the coding sequence ATGCAGGGACGCGACGAGGAGCTGCGGCGGATCGAGCTGATGCTCGCCGACGCCCTGCACGGCCAGAGCGGCGCCCTGCTGCTGCACGGCGAGGCCGGCATCGGCAAGACCGCGCTCCTCGAACACGCCGCCGCCCGCGCGCAGGGCCTGCGGGTGCTGCGCGTCGAGGGCATCGAGTCCGAGATGGAGCTGGGCTTCAGCGGACTGCACCAACTCGTCCTGCCGATCCTTCAGGTACTCGACCGGCTGCCCGCCCCGCAGGCCCGGGCGCTGCGCTCGGTCTTCGGTCTCGTCGACGCGCCGGTGCGGGACCGGCTGACGGTCGCCCTCGCCACGCTGTCCGTCCTCGCCGAGGCCGCCGCCGACACGCCCCTGCTGTGCCTCGTCGACGACCTGCAGTGGCTGGACCAGCCGTCCGTGGACGTGCTGGCGTTCGCCGCGCGCAGGCTGAGCGCCGAGGGCGTCGCGATGCTCTTCGCCGCCCGCGGCGACTCGCCGGGCAGCACGGCGCGGGCGCTGCCCACGTTGCACGTCACCGGCATCGACCGGACCACGGCCGCGGCGTTGCTGCCCGGGCTCGCGCCGCACGTCGCCGAGCAGATCATCGACCAGGCGCAAGGCAATCCGCTGGCGCTGCGGGAGCTGTCCGCAGCGCTCACCCCGGCGCAGCGGTCCGGTCAACTGGGGCCGCTGGTGCTGCCGGAGGCACCGTCGGCGCTGCCGAGTCGGCTGCAGGAGGCGCTCACTGAGCGGGTCCGCCGGCTGCCCGAAGCCACCCGTCGGATCCTCACGGTGACCGCCGCCGACGACACCGGGGACCTGACCGTGGTGCTGGCGGCGGCGGCCCGGTGCGGGGGGTCGGTCGACGATCTGACGCCCGCCGAGCAGGCCGGACTGCTGGCCGTCTCCGGCGCGGGGCTGCGTTTTGGACATCCGCTGGTCCGGTTCGCCGCCTACCGGCACGTCCCGCTCGCGGAGCGCATCGCGGCGCACCGGGCATTGGCGGAGACACTGGACGGCGCCGGGCACGCGCACCGCCGGGCCTGGCACCTTGCCGCGGCGGCCACCGGACCGGATGAGCAGGTGGCAGCGGAGCTGGAGCGGGTCGCCGAGTGGGCGGGCAGCCGGCAGGCGATGGCGTCGGCCTCCGCCGCCTACGAGCGGGCCGCACAGCTCACCGCGGACCCGGCGCTGCGGGCGAGGCTTCTGATCGGCGCGGCGCAGCGGGCCAGCGAGGCCGGACAGGACGAGCGCTGCGGCGCCCTCGCCGACCAGGTGCCGCAGCCGCTGCAGGACCCCGGCATGGCGGCGGACTTCGCCCGGGTGCGGGCCGTGGTCGAGCTCGGCTTCGGCAGCCCGGCGCGGGCCGCCCGGATCCTCGCCGAGGGCGCGGACGCGACCGCCGCGGAGCGCCCCGACAAGCTCCCCGTGCTGCTGACGGACGCGCTGCACGCGGCGTTCGCCGCGGGGAACGCGGCGCTGATCGCCCAGATCGCGGCCCGCGCGCCCGGTCTGCCGGTCCTCGCGGTGCCGGTGCACGTCTTCGCCGACGCGGCGGCCACCCGGCGCAATGACGGGGATGCGGCCGCGGACGGCGTCCCTGCTGCCCCTGCTGCCCCCGCTCTCCGCGGCGCGCGGCAGCCGCTCGCCGAGCTGGTGACCGCCTGCGACCGCGCCGAAGTCAGCCTGATGGACCGGCTGATGACCGGGCACTACTGCCACCTGCTCGCCGACCACGCGACCGCGCACCGGGTCGCCTCCGCCGCCGTGGCGCACTGCCGCGACCGCGGCGTCGGCGGCTGGCTGCCCACCACGCTGCACCTGCTCGCCCAGGTAGAGCTCGCGCTCGGCCGGCGCGATGACGCCCACTCGCACGCCGCCGAGGCGCTCCGACTCGCCGACTACTACGACCTCGACCACCGGGTTGCCCACCTGCGCGCCCTGCTCGCCGTGCTGGCCGCTGCCCGCGGAGAGGAGGACCGCACCCGTGAACTCGCCCACCGGGCCCTGGAATACACCCGCCCGCGGGGCGTCGGCCGGGGCACCGCCGACGCACTGTGGGCGCTGGGCCTGCTCGACCTCGGCTCCGGGCAGGGCCAGCGGGCACTGGACCGGCTGGAGGCGGCGCAGGATGCGGCCGGTCACCCGCTGATGGCTCGCCACCTGCTGCCCGACCTGGTCGAGGCTGCCGTGCGGGCCGGCCGCCCGGAGCGGGCGAAGGCACCCGCGAAGGCCCTCGCGGCCTGCGCGGACGCCCTCCGGCAGCCCGCGGTCGGCGCGCAGTCCCGCCGCTGCCGGGCCCTGATCGGACCGGATTCCCGGGCCGAGGAGCACTACCTCGCCGCTCTCGACCTGCACCCGATCGACGACAGCTTCGAACGGGCCCGCACCGAGCTGCTCTACGGCGAGTGGCTGCGCCGCCAGCGCCGCAAGCTCGACGCGCGCGACCGGCTGCGCGCCGCACTGGAGCGCTTCGACCGAGTGGGCGCGCAGCCGTGGGTGCGGCGGGCCCGGACCGAGCTGCGGGCAGCTGGCGGACACCACGACCCGACGCTCGCCCCGAACTCGCCGATCGCGCGGCTGAGTCCACAGGAGCGCGAGGTGGCGTGGCTCGCCGCGACCGGCGCGACCAACCGGGAGATCGCCACCCAGCTGCTCCTGAGCCCGCGCACGGTGGGGCACCACCTCTACCGGGCGTTCCCCAAGCTCGGCATCAGCTCCCGCACCCAACTCGCCGACGTGCTCGGTGGGTAG